TCCATCATCCTGTGAAGGAGAAGGAACTGCATTCGGGAACTTTTCATCTAGTGTAGCCTCTACAAATTTGTCTTTCCAACTACGAGGAACCCATCCTCTGTTAACAATAATGGGAAAAGTGACACTACAAGAAGACAAgtttaaaaagttataaaaaaaataataattaaaaaaaagactaATGAGCAATGACTAACCCAATAAACATGTGACTGATGCATGCATAGCAACATATGTAGCAATCTGTAGCTAATGATTCAGATACAATTCTAGTTGGTATAAACATGTTATCTTTAAAACTTGAGGACTTAAATATTATGAAATATGAAGCCTAAAAAATTATGGCCAGATTGTGCCCATGAATATATTGAAGCTTTTCCCATGAatggattatttatttttgttatgagTCCTAATTATTAACAATTTATTCCAATAGTTTATTAAGGTTTTCCTTTTTCTCTGTCTCAAATCTCTTTCTTTTAGCTACCGGCCCAAACAAAAGAGATTATGAGCAACAATTACAATTATCAGTTTATATCAATTGGTATCTGTGTTAGTTAGCCCTAACAATAATCACAATTTACAAAGCACTGGAGATATTGAAAGTTTATGACTTGAAAATTGTTTAGTAGCTCAAGctaataataatttaagaaaAGCACTATTCATACACCCAACACTCTTGACACCCGTATAAAAATACGGTTTTTTCTAATTAAatgtgtatttaaattattttttaattaacataaCAAAGAGAACCCGTGTTTGGTCGCTAAGAAAATAATGGTGTCAAAATGGTGTTTATTATAGGGTGTACACGTAGCGGGATTGATAATTTAATACTGATATTTTACCTGTCTGGATGATTCTCAACTGGCATAAGAGGTGTTATAACATAGTAGCCATTTTCAGTAACTCCTGAAATGCTTCTTGAGCGGGGTCCTACaaagattgattttttttcatcaaaaacTCCTTTGCATACCACCTTCCTAAATTCCAGAGTGTCCAATTCCTGAGTTGAAGGATAACTGCGGAATTGTAAAGGTTCCATTTCCAGCCTCTTCTCTCTATATTCCAACAATTTAATCTGTAATATCGAAACAGGGAAGTAACAGTCAATGTGCTAATCCGCATGGCTAGTACCAAGACATGCAGTAATGTAAGTTCATCTAAAATTGACCAGATTACCAAAATTCGAGCAGAATATTTATAACAAACTATTAGGTTGAAAGAACATGAATGAGATCCCTATCAACTACCTTATCAAACTTCCATGATCCAATATATGTAACTTACTAGTGAAGTATATGGTTTTGAATTTAATACAATCATTATATCCAATATAATCTCTATTCTATCAGTCAATCATGGAGATGAAAATATAGACGgcataatccaaaacatataTTTATCATTAGGAATGCTTTTGCCTATAGAGTAAGGGGTATACCGGCACAAGTATTATAACTGTAAAGTGAAAATAAGAGCAAAATGCAAACATATATTGATTGTAACAAACCTAATTAAGTTAACTAGTGAAATCGCCAGAATCAATTTGAAATTCACAAACTACAATTAATTACCAGTTCTTAGATTAGTCAGTAGATACTTCCTAGATTGGTCCATATGGCTTGATTAGTAGCACAGCACAACACATTTCATGTCAGGTTAGTACTTTACTTGAGCCTCATCACAAACACATTCATATTTTGCTGAATCACTTGCCAGGACCTTGTTGACAAAGCGATTCGAGAATAAAATCAACATAATGTTATTTCCACATACTTTCACTTATACAAATCACACAATATCAATCAACACCATTTGTTCCATGGCTTCCTTCCCTCTTCTTACAACTGGATGCTTATGTGAGACTATACGAACAAAAGTTATGAGAAACTGGCCTGGTTAGTTTCAAAAATACATCTTCCATTTCCTTTTCCTGTTTACATtgtatttcctttttctttttcctttttttatttggtgGTGGGATGAAATGATGAAGGAAAATGAAATCATAAAGTCAATGTGTTACTTCTGAATTCAATCTTAATAAACCATCCATAAAAAAAATGCACTATTGTGATACCAGTAAacaatcttaaaaataaaacagtatGCTTAAATGAAATTGAGGAACTCTTTTAGCTCACCAAAATTAATCTCTTTTTAccacaataaaaaaatgagaatatatatatatatgcaccCTAACATTTTCCTAATCATGATGAAGTTAATGCTACTAGTAGAAGAAAAGCACACTTTATCTTGTCTCCTAAAAATCTGCCAAGTCCCAAGGCCAAAAGTGATTGCTCCAGGTAGAAACAGCAACCATCTAGATCCTTTtcctttcaaaaaataaaaataaaataaaatagtaagtTTAATAAAAGAAGAAGGTTGCATGTTTGTGAACACAAATTCAGCATTGTGAAAAACAAGATCGACGGAACAGATAAAGAATCAATAGAAGGCGCATGAATACGTACATACCCTTTGATCCCGAAGAGGAAGAGAGTGTTTGGTCGGAATCAGATGATGCAGCGGAAGCGGCGGCGGAAGTAAACGGCTTGGATATGAGGAAGTAAGCGTAGCTCCCTCTGCTACTAGTGGCGGCAGCGGAGCTACGACGGAGGTGTGCTAGCGTTCTGGCGGTGGAAGCCATTGCTGTTACAATGTTTGATGTGAGAGCGGAAGATGAAGATTTGAAGGGTTTATGGAGTTGGAATATGGTGTTTGCGAGAGCACTGACCGCTTTGGTGGACCTTACAGaaactcctttttttttttcttccactTTGGTGGGCCTTTCGGATTTTATACGGgccttctatttttttgtttttttgttgttttcctACATAATTCCCCTCACTCGGGTGGAAGCACTCATCAACCCAGCGCATTCCGAACTACCCAGTTACCAACAAACAGCAGCATATATACATTGTTTTTCACTTCATAATTAACACTATGACAAGTAATTCATTTAATTTCTGACAACACAGACTGTAGTAGAAGAGTTAAAGAAGGGGAGGAGTAGAGTTTGAAGAAAAGTGCTCGGCAATTGAAAATGAGAATCAAGCTAGGATTAAAGTGGCAGGAAGAAGCACAACTAAAAGCAACACAACttgaagagaaaaattataaattgacgCAGACACAGGGAAACCAACTTGTGAATATCAAGGCAGTTAAAATTTTCGATCAAACATGAACAATATAAATTCAGTATCTGCCTACTATACTTACACATGCAAATATGTATCAAACTAAGAATCTATTGTTCCTCAAACACAAAATGAATTTATATACTTACCATCATCATTTAGTTATAGTCACCATGAAATTAATCGATCAACCACTTATCCACATCCTCAAAAACAAGACGTAATTTCTAACTACAAGAGCTTCATCAAACTCCATGTAGTTTTtatagaaaaagcaaaaagaatgGAACCTTGATGCGTTTGGAGTAGGTGGAAGAGGCCGAGGCGGAGGAAGAAGGAATGAAGTCAGAGTTAGTGGCGAGGAAGAGAAACAGGGCGGTGACAGCGAGACACAATGCACAAACAGCGGAGGCGGAAGAAGACAGACTGCCGGAAACGTCAAGAACCCTAACATTTTTTTTCCGGCTTCGCTGGGCAGACAACCGAGCATCTTAACAATATAAATAAGAAGTATAATTAAGTCATCCacgtgataaaattaaaattaaaattttaaattattttttaaaattaatttaaattataataatttgattaaataaaaaaataatatattatgtattatttttttaatttaatattaattaaattaactttaaaataattattaattagttttaataatttaattttttgaataaatcagacatatatacTGAATATAATCATAAATGATATAATAATAGTTAAATCTATCAATAAATATATTGGTTATTATTatactataaaataaattaaatataaagattattagcacttataaatttataaaattgattcGCGTGTAAGGATTTACTTATCAAAtgaacttaaaatatgaaccaaaaatatttataaattggacctagcatcacttgaaagaataatgacaaATGTGGTATTGTTCTTGTCATATAAAAAAGtatatgaattatattttattaaactctATGTTACCGGttattaaaaacattaaaatatgaaccaaaaatatttataaaatagaccTAACATCActtgaaaaaatcataaaaaataatcaacttacctTAAAGCAACTTCAATGGACATATGTTGAGGCCCTGTTTCTGACAAAAGAAGAATTGAGACTGTTGGAGCAAAATGAAATGGGATCCTTGCACAAGGACCGATGGGACAAAGTCCCTCTGAACGGGACCGAGAGCAACGATGGATAATTTACTATTTGGcaagttattatttaaataaataattatataaaattttaattaattatattaaataattatattaaaataaataattatattaaataattatatttttattgtgtaNNNNNNNNNNNNNNNNNNNNNNNNNNNNNNNNNNNNNNNNNNNNNNNNNNNNNNNNNNNNNNNNNNNNNNNNNNNNNNNNNNNNNNNNNNNNNNNNNNNNNNNNNNNNNNNNNNNNNNNNNNNNNNNNNNNNNNNNNNNNNNNNNNNNNNNNNNNNNNNNNNNNNNNNNNNNNNNNNNNNNNNNNNNNNNNNNNNNNNNNNNNNNNNNNNNNNNNNNNNNNNNNNNNNNNNNNNNNNNNNNNNNNNNNNNNNNNNNNNNNNNNNNNNNNNNNNNNNNNNNNNNNNNNNNNNNNNNNNNNNNNNNNNNNNNNNNNNNNNNNNNNNNNNNNNNNNNNNNNNNNNNNNNNNNNNNNNNNNNNNNNNNNNNNNNNNNNNNNNNNNNNNNNNNNNNNNNNNNNNNNNNNNNNNNNNNNNNNNNNNNNNNNNNNNNNNNNNNNNNNNNNNNNNNNNNNNNNNNNNNNNNNNNNNNNNNNNNNNNNNNNNNNNNNNNNNNNNNNNNNNNNNNNNNNNNNNNNNNNNNNNNNNNNNNNNNNNNNNNNNNNNNNNNNNNNNNNNNNNNNNNNNNNNNNNNNNNNNNNNNNNNNNNNNNNNNNNNNNNNNNNNNNNNNNNNNNNNNNNNNNNNNNNNNNNNNNNNNNNNNNNNNNNNNNNNNNNNNNNNNNNNNNNNNNNNNNNNNNNNNNNNNNNNNNNNNNNNNNNNNNNNNNNNNNNNNNNNNNNNNNNNNNNNNNNNNNNNNNNNNNNNNNNNNNNNNNNNNNNNNNNNNNNNNNNNNNNNNNNNNNNNNNNNNNNNNNNNNNNNNNNNNNNNNNNNNNNNNNNNNNNNNNNNNNNNNNNNNNNNNNNNNNNNNNNNNNNNNNNNNNNNNNNNNNNNNNNNNNNNNNNNNNNNNNNNNNNNNNNNNNNNNNNNNNNNNNNNNNNNNNNNNNNNNNNNNNNNNNNNNNNNNNNNNNNNNNNNNNNNNNNNNNNNNNNNNNNNNNNNNNNNNNNNNNNNNNNNNNNNNNNNNNNNNNNNNNNNNNNNNNNNNNNNNNNNNNNNNNNNNNNNNNNNNNNNNNNNNNNNNNNNNNNNNNNNNNNNNNNNNNNNNNNNNNNNNNNNNNNNNNNNNNNNNNNNNNNNNNNNNNNNNNNNNNNNNNNNNNNNNNNNNNNNNNNNNNNNNNNNNNNNNNNNNNNNNNNNNNNNNNNNNNNNNNNNNNNNNNNNNNNNNNNNNNNNNNNNNNNNNNNNNNNNNNNNNNNNNNNNNNNNNNNNNNNNNNNNNNNNNNNNNNNNNNNNNNNNNNNNNNNNNNNNNNNNNNNNNNNNNNNNNNNNNNNNNNNNNNNNNNNNNNNNNNNNNNNNNNNNNNNNNNNNNNNNNNNNNNNNNNNNNNNNNNNNNNNNNNNNNNNNNNNNNNNNNNNNNNNNNNNNNNNNNNNNNNNNNNNNNNNNNNNNNNNNNNNNNNNNNNNNNNNNNNNNNNNNNNNNNNNNNNNNNNNNNNNNNNNNNNNNNNNNNNNNNNNNNNNNNNNNNNNNNNNNNNNNNNNNNNNNNNNNNNNNNNNNNNNNNNNNNNNNNNNNNNNNNNNNNNNNNNNNNNNNNNNNNNNNNNNNNNNNNNNNNNNNNNNNNNNNNNNNNNNNNNNNNNNNNNNNNNNNNNNNNNNNNNNNNNNNNNNNNNNNNNNNNNNNNNNNNNNNNNNNNNNNNNNNNNNNNNNNNNNNNNNNNNNNNNNNNNNNNNNNNNNNNNNNNNNNNNNNNNNNNNNNNNNNNNNNNNNNNNNNNNNNNNNNNNNNNNNNNNcccacagagattgttggtatgaagcaagctatggtcaccttgtaaatcttagtcaggcaaactcaaatggttatggatgatgtatgaataaaacataaagataaagatagagatacttttgtaattcattggtgagaatttcagataagcgtatagagatgctttgtcccttccgtctctctgcttttctactatcttcatccaatccttcttactcctttccatggcaagctgtatgttgggcatcaccgttgtcaatggctacagtcccgttctctcagtgaaaatgttcaacgcactctgtcacagcacggctattcatctgtcggttctcgatcatgtcgaaatagaatccagtgattcttttacgtctgtcactaacgccccacaatcgcgagttgaagctcgtcacagtcattcaatcccttaatcctactcagaataccacagacaaggtttagaccttacggattctcaagaatggccgccaatggattctagcttataccacgaagattctgattaaggaatccaagagatatccactcaatctaaggtagaacggaggtggttgtcaggcacacgttcataggtgagaatgatgatgagtgtcacggatcatcacattcatcaagttgaggaacaagtgatatcttagaacacgaataagctgaattgaatagaagaacaatagtaattgcattaatactcgaggtacagcagagctccacaccttaatctatggtgtgtagaaactctatcgttgaaaatacataagaacaaggtctaggcatggccgaatggccagcctcccaaaaagggttcaatcataaaaacacgATCAAAAAATGATCCGAAGATTGAAAGATTCCcccctaatacaatagcaaaaggtcctatttatagaaaactagtagcctagggtttacagaaatgagtaaatgacgtgaaaatccacttctgggcccacttggtgtgttcttgggctgagcattgaagcttccatgtgtagagactttttcttggagttaaactccagcttttgtgccagtttgggcgtttaactcccacttttgtgccagttcaggcgtttaacaccgggaattctaaagctgactTAGAACGCCTGTtcgggccatcaaatctcgggcaaagtatggactattacatattgctggaaagccctggatgtctactttccaacgcaattgagagcgcgccaattgggcttctgtagctccagaaaatccactttgagtatagggaggtcagaatccaacagcatctgcagcccttttcagcctctgaatcagatttttgctcaggtccctcaatttcagccagaaaatacctgaaattacggaaaaatatacaaactcatagtaaagtctagacaagtaaattttaaataaaaactaataaaatataataaaaactaa
The Arachis duranensis cultivar V14167 chromosome 5, aradu.V14167.gnm2.J7QH, whole genome shotgun sequence genome window above contains:
- the LOC107490627 gene encoding surfeit locus protein 1; amino-acid sequence: MASTARTLAHLRRSSAAATSSRGSYAYFLISKPFTSAAASAASSDSDQTLSSSSGSKGKGSRWLLFLPGAITFGLGTWQIFRRQDKIKLLEYREKRLEMEPLQFRSYPSTQELDTLEFRKVVCKGVFDEKKSIFVGPRSRSISGVTENGYYVITPLMPVENHPDSVTFPIIVNRGWVPRSWKDKFVEATLDEKFPNAVPSPSQDDGTTSWRRFWSKKPIVAEDHTPSVTPKEVVGIVRGSEKPSIFVPANDPESSQWFYVDVPAIARACGLPENTIYIEDANENVNPSNPYPIPKDVNTLIRSSVMPQDHLNYTLTWYSLSAAVTFMAFKRLRPRKKQR